The window ATTCGCGTGTGTACACTGGCGTGTGGGACGGCCCCTGCGCCCACCCCGTGCAATGCGTGCGGAGTGGGGCGTGGGTTGTCTCTCGCGTGGACATGCACTCGTCGCCCTGGGGAAGCGGCGCCCGCTTCGACTACGCCTACGCAGGAGCGCGCAGGGACGTGCGGGGGCGGAGCTGGCTCGGCTTCCGGCAGCGGGTGGTGAAGAACAGCGTCACCGGGACGACGGCCACCACCACCTTCGACAACCTCACCACGCTTCAATCCTTCTACCCGAACTCGCACCGACCCGTGGTGGAGACGCTGGTGGCGCCGCTCGGCGATGGGCGCACCCTGACGGTGGAGCGGCGGACGACCTACACACACGCGGTGCGGCAGGGCTCGACGGGAGGCGAGATTCTCGCGCCGTCCCGAACGGAGACGTTAGACCGAGAGTGGGAGGTTCCTCCCACGAGCGGAGGGGCAATCCTGAGGCAGCGCCAGTCGTCCGCCGTGTTCGATACGCTCCACGGCAACCTCCTCTCGTCGGAGACCACTACGGCGGATGGCGAGAGCTCCACCTGGAATGCGACGTACGAGGACGACCCGGGGGCCTGGCTCCTCGGACGGACGGCCCGGGTCTCCGTGACGGCCAGCGCGCCGTCCGGCGGGTACATGACGCGCGTCACCGACTTCGACTACGTGCCGGGAACCGTGCTCCTGAAACATGAGACGGTGGAGCCGACCGTGACAGGGACAGAGGCCAACGACGTCCGCCTCGTCACCACCTACCACCGCCTGCCCAGCGGACAGGTGGAGCGGGTGGACGAGACGGATGCGTTGGGGCGTACCCGCACCACCACGCTCCAACTTGACGACGAGCAACTCCACCCGGTGACGCTCGCCAACCACCTGGGCCACCGGACGGACTTCGCGTACCACCCGGGCCTGGGAGTCCTGGCCCTCACGGAGGATGCGAATGGGCTGCGGACGCAGTGGAAGTACGACGGCTTCGGACGCCTGCGCATCGAGGACACGCCGGGGGGCGACGACCGCTCTCTCAGCTACGGCCAGGACGAAATCGGGCGGATGACGTTGACTCAACAATCCACCGGTGGGCAGGAACTCTTCTCCGTCCATGACTGGGCAGGCCGGGAAATCTACCGGCGCGCCCGCAACTTCGACGGCAGCTTCAGCGCCGTGGGCATGGAATACGACGAACTGGGCCGACTGAAGGTGGCGGCGGTGCCACACTCCCCGGACTCCACCGCGGAGCGTGCCTTGCGCTCCTTCGAGTACGACGGCCTGGGCCGGCTGCGGAAGCTGACCCAGCCGGATGGCTCCACCATCGAGCATACATACCGGCAGCTTGAGCACTGGACGAAGGACGAGAACGGCCACACCCGTTATGTCGTGGAGAGCCAGTCGGGACGCGTTACCCGAAGCGTCGACGTCCTCTCCACGAGCACCTCTCTGGTGACCCAGTATGAGTATGGCCCCTTCGGCGTCCTCTCGGCTGTCGTCGACGCTCACGGCAACCGCGTGTCCATGCAGTTTGACCGGCTTGGCCGCCCGACGGTGCTGGATGACCCCGACCAAGGCCATATAGAGGCCCGGTACAACGCCTTTGGCGAGATTCGCGAGCAGGCGGACGCCGCGAGCGACGTTACGACCTTCCAGTATGACGGGCTGGGACGTATCGTCTCCGAGACGCGCAAGGACGGCGTGAGCCAGTTCATCTGGGACACGGCGGTGGACGCCAGCGGCGTGCCGAATGCGCTCGGGCTGCTGGCACGCGTCACGAATGCGAGAGACCCGGCTACCTCGCTAGACGATGTCTCCACCGCCTACGTGTATGACAGCTTCGGACGGGTCCGTCAGGAGTTCTGGAGCATCGAGGGCCAGGTCTTCGACGTGGAGCGCACCTTCGACGTCGTGGGCCGCCTGGACATGCTGACGTACCCGGCGGCGGGTGGCCCGTCGCGTCTCAAGGTCCGCTATGGCTACACGCCGTCGAACACACTGCGGCACGTGGAGCAGGTGACGCCCTCCGCGAAGGCGCTCTGGACGGTGCAGGCCCGGGACCTGGAGGGCCACGTGTCGTCCGAGCGGTTCGGCAACAACGTGGTGACGGCCCGCCGCTATGACCCGGAGGGGCAGCTGCGCTTCCTCGATGCACAGGGCCCGCAGGGCGCCGTGCAGCGGCTGGCATACGATTACGAGGCCAACGGAAACCTGCGCCAACGGCACGATTTGCTGGCGAAGGTGAGCGAGGGCTTCACTTACGACGCGCTGGAGCGACTGACTGATTGGACTGTGACGCTCAACTGCCGGAGCGCCAGGACCCACTACGACTACGACGCCATCGGCAACATGACGCTCCGGCGCACGGAGGTGGGCGCCACCGTCAGCGAGGTGCGCCCCAGCTACACGGGCGGCGCCCCGCATGCGGTAAAGACGTTCGGAACGACGACGTACGGCTACGACGTGAAGGGCAACCGCCGGACCTCGGTGGATTCGGCCACCGGGCGGAACACGAGCATCGACTACACGTCGTTCAACCTGCCTACGCGAATCACCCGAGGGACGGACACGCTGACCTTCGCGTATGACGCCGCCTACCGCCGAGTCTCGAAGAAGCGCTCGAATGGGGACTCCACCCTCTACGTGGGGGACTTGTACGAGAAGCGCGTCATTGCCGGGCGGACGCAGCACGTTTTCAACGTGCATGCCGGGGGCCGCATCGTGGCGCAGGTGACCTGGGAGCCGAACGGCAGCGGAGGCAACCGCGAGGCAACACGCTACCTGCACGACGACCACCTGGGCTCAGTAGAGAGCATCACCGACGAGACGGGCAAGGTCGTCGAGCGGCGGAAGCATGAGCCCTTTGGGGAGGCGCGCAGCGCGGTGAACCCTGCCCTGCCGAGGCCGGCGGGCGGCTCCGACGTGACGCGCGGGTTCACTTCTCACGAGGAGGACGCCGAGACGGGCCTCATCAACATGAGGGGGCGCATGTACGACCCGAAGACGGCGCGCTTCCTCACGCCGGACCCCATCGTGCAAGCGCCTCTCCTCGGCCAGTCGTACAACCGCTACGCGTACGTGCTCAACAGCCCGCTCAACCACGTGGACCCGTCGGGCTTCTCTGGGCTTGAGCTGCATTCCCGCGGTGGGGTGGTCTTCCACGATGGTGAGAACGCCTTCGGATACGAGGTTATTGACGTCACTGTCACCGAAGCTGACTGGCTGGGTCTGTCCGGGGGCAGCACGAGCTTCACGGGAAGCATTGTCAATAGCATGGTCTCCGATACGCTCGGGAGCATGTATGCCGGGTTTCAGGTGTACTCCGGCATGCTTGCAGCGCAGCGGAGCATGGTGATGGGGCAGCTCGAGGCCTCAGGGAATCCGGCGCTCGCAACCTTGCAGATGGGGCTGACCGTCTACAAAGCTTACGAGGAGGACGGCGTGCTCGGTGCCGTCAACATCTTCAATCCCGTGTTCCAGTCGCTCACTGCCGGCTACATGGCGATGGAAGCCCATGAAAAGGGCGACTACGAGGGTGTGGGTTACAATGGGTTCAACTCTGGATTGGATGCCGCGTCGGCGGTTATGGGTGCTGCGGGTACTGCGAGGTTCGCAACGAGTGGCTCGCTGACTTCCCTGTTCCGCAGAGGCGGACCGCCCGCAGGGCCGAGACAGGAAATCATAAATGCGCTGCGAGATCGAGCCCGGCAGCTTGCTGGATTCGAGGGTGAAGGAATTCCAGTCATCCTCGATGAGAATCTAGACCGCCGGGGTGCTGCTGAAGCGTTGAGGGCGGCTGGATTCAACGTCCGCTCAGTCCAAGAGATTTTTGGTCGCGGCGACATGACAGATCCTGACATCCTTCGTTTGGCCGAGACCATTGATGCGCGCGTGTTGACGGCGGATCGAGGGCGGCAAGCGGACGGCGGCTTCTTTGAACGAGCAATTCAGGTCGATGCTCGCGCAACAGGAAACGCCAGCCTGATTCGATTACTTGAAGATGCTTTCCGCTAACGCTATGTGAAAGGTGAATACAATGGGAGAGAACGACGATAGCAAGCTTGAGCGAGCCCGGCGCCTGGCAGAGTTCCCTGGACGGGAATGGCGTTTGCTGGCGCACAAAGAATCAGGCGACATTGAGGTAAGAAATGAAGGAGTATTCGATGAACTGGTTGTAGACCATTGGCTCCATATTGAGCAACTTGGAGATAGAGAGTGGTGGATGCGTGTAGGCGATGCACGCGTATTGGTTGCTGTGGAAATTGGAGGCGCCGTGCGCATTGATGTGGAACGTGGATTTTACTCGCCGACCGTTGGAACCACGAGCAGTGAATGATCGCGCTCCCTAGAACTCCTTGTCTGTCCCGCCGTGGCTGGCAGCGCAAGGCCTGCGGAGACCACCCGTGCCCACCCTGAATTCAGTCGCTTCGTGATGCATGCGTCAAGGCAGCGGCAGAACGCGCTTTAGGCCGGTGACAACATGCCCCTAACGGGCCATCGGGCTGTCTCTTGTGCTTGGTAGAGGCCGAGTTCAGCCCGAGGCCTTCTTCACGCCGAAGCAGCCAGCCAATCCGGGCGTCCACCAGTTCCTTGGGTGTGTGGGAGGTCCCTCTGGAGCGGACCTGAACACAGGGTTCAGGTCCGCAGGGTTCAGTCAACCGCAGCCCCGAATAAGCGCAGGTACCAACGGCGCGGATGACAACTGCAATTGGGACCGTGCACGACAGGTCCTCCTGACATTCTATCGCGATGGAGCTGGCGACAACCATGGTGCGGGAGCAGCCCTGGCAGTGGCTGTAGCGTCCCTTCCGGCCAATCTGGCATCAACCAGCACTGCAATGACGGCAACGCCTCAGTGAAGCCTGGCGCGGTGAAGGCATGCGGAGCCGACGCGTGTGCCATGAGCGTTCTTGCCTGCGTCAATGGGGCGAAACAGAGCGTCAGAGATTCGAGAGACCGCATGCAAATGACCGCTATCAAATGTCAGAGGGGGCCTATCGTGCCGCTTGTGGAACCCGGCCAAAGCCAACGCGGTAGAGTGGAGGGACGAAAATGGGTGCATGGGGCTCAGGAAATTTCGAGAACGACGCGGTTTTGGACTGGGTTTCCACTCTGAAAGGATGGCAATCCGTCAAGGCAGTGTTGGAGTACGTGGCGCGTGCCTCTCGGGATGCGTATTTAAGCGCAAATGTTTGCTGCACTTCGCTCGGGGCAGCTGAAATCGTCGCCGCGTGCATTGGGCAGCCCAGCGTGGAGAGCCCCGAAGCGGTGAAGTCCTGGGTCGCTGCGAATCGGAATGGATGCAGCGACGAGCTGCGGTCGCTTGCCACAACTGCCACACGTAGAATTGAAGCAGAGTCCGAACTCCAAGAACTGTTCGACGAGGGGGCGAGAAACGAGGAGTGGCATGCCGTGGTGTCGGACTTGCTGCGCAGGCTCTCTTCTGCGTGAGCATTGCAGGCGCTTGCGGCGAGGGCGTGTTCGTGTCTCGGCTGTGACGGCAACGGGAGCCAACGCGTGATTGGTTGTACGCTTGAGCCAAGCCTGATGCGTTCTCGCGAGGTCGGACTTGAAGAAGGGCCGTCATGTCGCGGGGTTATGCGCGAGAGGGCGTGACCGGGTTCGCACACGCCTCGGCAGGTCCCCAGCGGTTCGCTTCCCTGGTTGGTGGGGCAGGCCAGGACGGACAAGGACCAGGGCAAGCCCGGCGCGCTCACCGCGAGGAGCGGGCAGGCGCAGACAGGGCTCTAGGGGCTCTAAATGTCATACCCATCGATCAAGGTCGCTGCTCAGTGCTCTCGCTGTGGTTCTCCCGGGCAAGAGACCTGCGTGGTGTCGGCAAGCTCGGGGGAGGTCCGCTTTTCAATCTCGTTCAGGTGTGGCGTGTGCGCTCATGCATTCGAGGCTGGGCTGATGACAAGGGCGTACTGGATGACATGAGAGGGCTGTTCTATCAGGCGAATGGCTGTTGGAGATTGATGGTTCTTGGGCTGGGGCCCGACAAGGCCGAAGCAATGCGCGGACTGCGCGCGCGACTCGGCCTGAGCATTGCGGAACTGGGAGACCTGCTACGCAGAGCCCCTGCCGAGGTGGCACAAGGAACAAGAGTAGAGATCGATGCTCTTGGAGATGCCCTCGCGCCACTGGTGTCGTCGCAAAGATCGAACGCTGCTAGCGGGCTCGCGCTGTAGTGAGCCGACCTACGTGCTCGACTCCGGCCGCGGCATCACCGTGCCGCCATACTGCGTGGCCGCCAGCGTGCCGCACGCCGCGCCAATCTCCTTGCCGCCCGAGTACCGCCGCGCCACCGGTGACTTCAAGATCTGCAAGTAGTCCCGGAACGCGCTCAGCTCCTCGGGCGTGGGCGGCAGGTACTTCCCCGTGGGGTCCGTCACGTCGATGAGGTCCACCTTGATGGGGATGCCCTCGAACGCCGTCTTCAGCGCCTCCGCATCCTCGCGCCCCAGGTTGAAGCCGCTGATGGCCACGTAGGCAATCATCGCCCGCTCGCGCCGCACGGTGCTGTACTCGCGGATGGCCTCAATCAGCTCCGGCAGCGGGTGCGTCTTCTCAATCGGCAGCACCTGCGCCCGCTTCTCCGCAATCGCGCTCGTCACGGAGAAGGCCAGCCGGTACGGGTGCCCCTCGCGCGTGTAGCGGCGAATCGCCGGCACGTGGCCCGCCGTGGAGAACGTAATCGCGTCACCGGCAATGGAGAGCCCCGCCGGGTGGCGCAGGATGTCCGCCGCGCGCAGCGTCTCCTTGTAGTTGAGCAGCGGCTCGCCCATGCCCATGAAGACGACGCCGCGCACCGGCCGGTCCGCCTCCGCGCGCACCTGCAGCACCTGGTCCAGGATCTCCCAGGTGTGGAGGTTGCGCTTGAAGCCCAGCTTCCCCGTCATGCAGAAGTCGCACGCCAGCGCGCAGCCCACCTGGCTGGACACGCAGATGACGTACTTCTCCTCGAAGATGGGGATGCGCACCGCCTCCACCCGCCCTCCCAGCGGCGAGTCGAAGAGGTACTTCACGAAGCCGTCGTCCGCCCGGCGCCGCTCCACCACCTCCAGCCGGGGCAGCTCCGCATGCGCCTTCAGGTGGTCCGCGACGCGGCGTGGCACCTGCCGCGCGCCCGCCACCTCCTCCACGGACTGCGCACCGTGGGCAAAGACGGCCGCGAACACCTTGCGCACGGCGGTGGGGGACGGGGTGAGCGGGGCGAGCGCCGCCTCCAGCTCCGGGAGCGACAGTTGCTTCAGGTTCACGACGCCGACTTGATCTTGGAGCGCAGGAACTCCTTCAGCTTCGAGGAGACCTCCTCCGGCATCCGCGCGGCCAGGGCCTTCTTGCACAGCCCCGACGTGGCCCGGTACGTGCGCAAAAACTCCTCGCAGGGGCTGCACCCCGTCAGGTGCTCCTTGAGGTGACGCGCCTCCTCGTCGGACATCTGGCCGTCGAGGTACTCCAGCAGGAGGTTGATTGAGTCTTTACACGTGTACATCCGAACCTCGGCTGGCAGCGGCGCGCCCTCGTCCCTGATCTCGAAGATGCCGAGCCCCCCGTCGCGTTTCACATCCCGCGACTGTCCCGGTTGTAGAAATCATCGATGGCTTCACGGAGCGCGAGCCGGGCACGATGCAGGCGGCTCTTGATGGCGGGGATGGAGTCCCCCGTCACCTCTGAAATCTGTTCGTAACTGAGGCCGTCCACGTCTTTCAAGAGGAAGACTTCCCGGTAACCCTGCGGAAGCAGGTCGGTTGCCTGCTGGATGGCCGTGCCCAGCTCGGCGTCCAGGGCCTTCTCCTCGGCGTCCCGGCTCCAGTCCGTGACGGGGTAGTCAGCCAGCGTACCCCGCTCGGTGAACTCCGGGCCGGTGAGCTCCTGCTCGGCCGCCTGGGCCACCCGGCGGTGCCGCAGGCGCATGAGCGCATGGTTGGCGGCGATGCGGTGCACCCAGGAGCCGAAGGCGGCGTCCCCCCGGAAGTCCCGGAGGTGTTGATAGGCCGACAGAAAGGTGTCCTGGGTGATTTCGGCCGCGTCCGCGTCGGAGCGCGTCATCCGGAGGGCCAGGCCGTACACCTTGTCCCGGTGCGCATCCACCAGGGCCTCGAAGGCGGCGACCTCCCCATCCTGTGCGCGAGCGAGGAGCTGGCGATCCTCTTCCCTGGCGACCTCGTCGGACATGGCGGGGCGCACCCAACCAGCCAGAAGGCCATCCGTCAAGGCTGGTTACGAGCCCCCTTGGACGGCGCCCGACTGACGTGTCGACTATCCCGGACCCACAGCCGGAAGGGTTCTGCCGCCCACGCCCCGGCGTAGTCCACGCCGATGCGGGGCCCCCGCGCCACCTGGGACTCGGGGACGGGCGCTCCCGGCAGCAGGTGCAGCCCCGGGGCGCAGAGGTCCGCCCGGTTGTGCCCCCGGCCAATGCCCAGGGCCTTGCACAGCCGCCCGGGCCCGTCCGTGCGCTCCCCCGGCGCCAGCCCCTCCACCGGCTCCACCGCCCGGATGAGCACCGCGGCGCCCACCCCCTCCTGGTCCGTCACCACGTTGAAGCAGTGGTGCATCCCATAGATGAGGTAGATGTAGGCGCGCCCCGCGGGCCCGAACATGACCTCCGTCCGGGGCGTCACCCCCTTGGAGGCATGGCAGGCCAGGTCGTGCTCCCCGATATAGGCCTCGGTCTCGACGATGCGGCCCACGCGCCGCTGCCCCCCTGCTTCCACCACGAGCAGGGTGCCGAGCAGCTCGCGGGCCACCACCAGGGCGGGACGCTCATAGAAGGATACCGGCAACCAGTTCACCCGGGAATTGTACTGTCAGACACCCACGCGTGCCGCCGCGCCGCCATTCGTCAGGCAGCGGAGCGCCCGTTGCAATCGGCGTGTCGGAGGAGTTCACACCGGCGCGGGGCTGGGGCAGATTGCGACGCACCATGTCCACACCCGGCCGGCTCTCCGGTCTCCTGCTTCCGCTCTTCTCGCTGCGCTCCCAGACGGACTTCGGCATTGGCGACTTCGGCGCCCTCGACGGCCTGTTCACCTGGATGAAGGCCGCGCGCCAGCGCCTGCTGATGGTGCTGCCGCTGCTGCCCACGGCGCCGGGAGACCCGAGCCCCTACTCCACCCGCTCGGCCTTCGGCCTCAACCCGCTCTTCATCGACCTGCAGCAGCTGCCGGAGTTCACCGCCTCCGGAGGCGAGGCCGCCCTCTCCGAGGCGCAGCGCCGGCAGCTCGGCGAGGCCCGCGCCGCCCCGCGCGTGCGCTACGACCTGGTGTTCCCGCTCAAGGACGCCGCCTTCGCGCGCGCCTTCGACACCTTCGAGCAGCAGCACTGGGCCGCGAAGACGGACCGCGCGAAGGCCTTCAGCCAGTGGCGGGACGCCCAGGGCGAGTGGCTGGAGAGCTACGCCCTCTTCACCGCCATCAGCGAGCAGGAGGACCGCCGCGCCTGGTGGGAGTGGCCCGAGGGGCTGCGCACCCGCCAGCCCGAGCCCCTGGCCGCCAAGTCCAAGGAGCTGGAGCGCCGCGTGCGCTACCACGCGTGGCTCCAGTGGGTGGCCGAGCAGCAGTGGGACGCGGCGCGTGAGCAGGCCAAGGCGAAGAGTGTCCTGCTGTGCGGCGACGAGCCCTTCATCATCGGCCAGGACAGCGCGGACTGCTGGGCCCACCCGGACATCCTCCGGCGCGACGCGCGCCTGGGCGTGCCCCCGGACGACTTCTCCGCCACCGGCCAGGACTGGGGCCTGCCCTACTTCGACTTCGCCGCCATGGAGAAGGACGACTACGCGTGGCTGAAGAAGCGCGCGAAGAAGGCGGCCAGCTACTATGACTTGCGCCGCGTGGACCACGCGGTGGGCTACTTCCGCCAGTGGATTCGCGACGAGCAGACGCCCACCGGGCGCTTTGTCCCGCCGGACGAGGAGAGCCACAAGCGCCTGGGCGAGAAGCACTTCCGCCTGCTGTCGGAGGGCGCCGGCATCGTCGCCGAGGACCTGGGCGTGATTCCGCCCTTCGTGCGCCGCATCCTCGCGGACCTGAAGCTGCCCGGCTACCGGGTGATGCGCTGGGAGCGCGACGACAACACCTACCGCGACCCGCACCAGTTCCCCGCCGTGTCGCTCGTCACCACGGGCACCCATGACACGGACACCGTGGCCGAGTGGTGGGAGGGCGCCCGCGACGACGAGCGCCAGGCGGCCGCCCGCGCCTGGCCGGAGATGAACGGCGTGCCCGTCACGCGCGAGTTCACCCCGGAGGTGCACCGGGCCATGCTGGCCTCGTCGCTCAACTCCGGCAGTGATTTGTGCGTGCTGCCCTGGCAGGACATCCTCGGCACCCGGGACCGCATCAACCTGCCCGGCTCCATGAGCGACTCGAACTGGGCGTACCGCATCGCCCAGAACGCGAACGAGCTGCTCACCGACGAGCAGACGCGCGACGCCGCCAACCGGCTGGCCTGGCTCACCGCCTCCGCGCGGCGCTGACGCCTCCCCTGCCCCGCGCCGGGGGCGCCAGGTCCGGGGGCCCCCTGTCTGGAGGCCCCTACCGGAGCGCTGGGTGCGCCGTCAGTCGATGCACTTCACCTGGCCGGGGAAGCCGTCGAACACGGCGCAGATGCGGCCTTCCTTGGCGCAGTCCAGCCGGTCGCAGATGGTGTCGGGGACGCAGAGGGCCGGCGAGCGGCCGAAGTCGAAGAACAGCTCCGCGCAGAACTCCAGCGGGTTCTCGCAGCCGAAGCTGCCGCAGTAATCCGAGCCCTCGAGGGTCTCCCCCTCCTTGAGGACCACGGCCTCGTCTTCATCCACGCCGCACGCGGAGCCGAGCACCGCCAGCGCAGAGAACAGCACGACTCTCATTCGCCAGGACAGGGACATAGGGGCCCAATCTGGCGCACCTCGGCCCGGCTTGCACGTCCAGGTATCTTCCCGGAGGGGACCGGGGCGGAACACCGGACACTGTTGACAGTCTACAGGTCGCGGAATGCGACACTGCCGCGTCTTTCTCCTGGCAAGGAGCGAGTCAGCCGCCGGCCTTCCGGCTATGAACGCCCCGTGGCCGCCGCCCTTCTCCGAACCCTCCGCCTTGCCACCGTCGCCGCGCTCCTGCTGGCCACTGCCTGCGCCACCACGCAGGAGCGGCCTGCCGGCCCCAAGGTCAACGACCTCGAAATCCGGGGCACGGACCAGGTCGACGAGGGCGACATCAAGGAGCGCATCCTCACCTCGGAGTCGCCCTGGTGGGGCTTCTGGCCCTTTGGCGGGCCGCGCTACTTCGACGCCAACGCCTGGCAGGCCGACCTGCGCCGCATCCAGCGCTACTACCAGGCCCAGGGCTACTACGACGCGGCGGTCGTCGCCGCCGAGGTGAAGCCGGAGGGCGACGACGCGGTCGCCATCTCCGTGGAGGTGAAGGAGGGCGAGCCCACCCGCATCGGCGAAATCAAGGACACCGGGCTCAAGGAGGCGCTCCCGCCGGAGTTCGCGAAGGAGCACTACGCGCGGGTGATGGAGAAGCTGCCCCTCAAGGAGGGCGACATCTTCGAGGAAGCCGCCTGGGAGGAGACGAAGACCCTGGTCCTGGAGCGGCTGCGCGAGCTGGGCTACGCCGAGGCGGAGGTGGGCGGCGAGGTGCAGGTGGACCTGGCCAAGGACAAGGACACGGCGGCCACCGTGGAACTGCGCGTCCAGCCGGGCAAGCGCTACCGGTTCGGCAACACCTTCGTGGCCACGGACGCCAACCCCCAGGTGCCGCCGCGCCGCATCATCGAGCAGGTGCAGGGCGCGCTGAGCAAGGGGGACTGGTACAGCGAGACGAAGCTGGCGGAGGCCCAGGCGCGCGTCTTCCGGATGGGGGTGTTCGGCGCGGTGAAGGTGAACCGCGGGGCGCCGGACCGGGAGTCCGGCACGGTGCCGGTGGTGGTGGACGTGCGCGAGTCGCCCTTCCGCTCGGTGCGGCTGGGCGGCGGTGTGGGCGTGGACGCCGCCCGCCAGGAGGTGCGCGTGCTGGGCGAGTGGACCCACCGCAACTTCCGCGGCGGCCTGCGCCGGCTCACCGTACGGGGGCGCGTGGGCTACGCCTTCATCCCCAACGTCCTGGACATCAAGGACAGCGGCCCCGTCTTCGAGGTGACGACGGAGTTCGAGCAGCCGCGCTTCCTCTTCCGGGACCTGCGCCTGCAGACGTCGATTACCGCGGAGCGCGGCCTGGAGCAGGCGTACGGCTTCCTCGGCGGGCGGGCGCTGGCGGGCGTCATCTGGCAGCCCCACCCCAGCTTCTCCGTCTTCCCCTCCTACAACCTCCAGCTCTACCGGCTCACCGGGCAGG of the Pyxidicoccus xibeiensis genome contains:
- a CDS encoding 4-alpha-glucanotransferase is translated as MSTPGRLSGLLLPLFSLRSQTDFGIGDFGALDGLFTWMKAARQRLLMVLPLLPTAPGDPSPYSTRSAFGLNPLFIDLQQLPEFTASGGEAALSEAQRRQLGEARAAPRVRYDLVFPLKDAAFARAFDTFEQQHWAAKTDRAKAFSQWRDAQGEWLESYALFTAISEQEDRRAWWEWPEGLRTRQPEPLAAKSKELERRVRYHAWLQWVAEQQWDAAREQAKAKSVLLCGDEPFIIGQDSADCWAHPDILRRDARLGVPPDDFSATGQDWGLPYFDFAAMEKDDYAWLKKRAKKAASYYDLRRVDHAVGYFRQWIRDEQTPTGRFVPPDEESHKRLGEKHFRLLSEGAGIVAEDLGVIPPFVRRILADLKLPGYRVMRWERDDNTYRDPHQFPAVSLVTTGTHDTDTVAEWWEGARDDERQAAARAWPEMNGVPVTREFTPEVHRAMLASSLNSGSDLCVLPWQDILGTRDRINLPGSMSDSNWAYRIAQNANELLTDEQTRDAANRLAWLTASARR
- a CDS encoding BamA/OMP85 family outer membrane protein; the encoded protein is MAAALLRTLRLATVAALLLATACATTQERPAGPKVNDLEIRGTDQVDEGDIKERILTSESPWWGFWPFGGPRYFDANAWQADLRRIQRYYQAQGYYDAAVVAAEVKPEGDDAVAISVEVKEGEPTRIGEIKDTGLKEALPPEFAKEHYARVMEKLPLKEGDIFEEAAWEETKTLVLERLRELGYAEAEVGGEVQVDLAKDKDTAATVELRVQPGKRYRFGNTFVATDANPQVPPRRIIEQVQGALSKGDWYSETKLAEAQARVFRMGVFGAVKVNRGAPDRESGTVPVVVDVRESPFRSVRLGGGVGVDAARQEVRVLGEWTHRNFRGGLRRLTVRGRVGYAFIPNVLDIKDSGPVFEVTTEFEQPRFLFRDLRLQTSITAERGLEQAYGFLGGRALAGVIWQPHPSFSVFPSYNLQLYRLTGQVSADARVPPIVLGCGTGSSTQCTVALSFLDVTFSWDRRDDAIEPRDGYFLGLSVQKGGGPFFGDFTYVRLLPDLRFYRPLDEDKRFVVALKVRAGSLNPAGGGQSSIVTRFFSGGGTAMRGFNGQRLSPMVALPTLVDTDGDGVPETESQEEEWDTVPVGGNSLLETSLELRYQFTESLMLAAFYDTGLVGIEDFSSSRGPKLFGPDHYHAVGMGLRYLTVVGPIRLDIARRLNIGRGLPVSTPGYIYPDSGGCFGIGSSRSPNGPTSPDAAFAGAPDGLCALHISIGEAF